The Verrucomicrobiia bacterium genome has a window encoding:
- a CDS encoding SLBB domain-containing protein, whose protein sequence is MKFFGRGFAGLTCLFLGICLMGCETTDSSYKYDPLSQNNQAAQAGTPAMSGAAPSASGDLLHVGDAITITFADLPTSVPPIDDSIKEDGSITLILNQKFQAAGKTIGALQADIRDRYVPQYFKYLTVSIKTADRFFSVGGEVRNPSRQAYTGYMTVTRGIDTAGGFTDFANKGRVEVTHANGEKYTVNCGRALNGHPELDKEVYPGDRIYVHKRWW, encoded by the coding sequence TGGGTTTGCCGGGTTGACCTGTTTGTTTCTCGGAATTTGTTTGATGGGTTGTGAGACTACGGATTCTTCTTATAAATACGATCCGCTGAGTCAAAATAATCAAGCTGCTCAAGCGGGAACTCCCGCGATGTCTGGTGCTGCCCCATCGGCCAGTGGTGACTTGCTGCATGTCGGCGATGCCATCACCATTACATTTGCCGATTTGCCGACGTCGGTTCCACCGATTGATGACAGCATCAAGGAAGACGGTTCCATTACCTTGATCCTGAATCAGAAATTTCAGGCGGCTGGCAAGACCATCGGTGCATTGCAAGCGGACATCCGTGACCGTTACGTCCCGCAATATTTCAAATACCTCACCGTCAGCATCAAAACTGCGGACCGCTTCTTTTCCGTCGGTGGTGAAGTGCGCAATCCCAGCCGCCAGGCTTATACCGGTTACATGACGGTGACACGCGGCATTGATACCGCCGGTGGTTTCACTGATTTTGCCAACAAGGGCCGCGTGGAAGTGACCCACGCCAATGGCGAAAAATATACCGTGAATTGCGGGCGCGCCTTGAATGGCCATCCTGAACTCGACAAGGAAGTTTACCCCGGCGACCGGATTTACGTTCACAAGCGCTGGTGGTAA